Genomic DNA from Chelonia mydas isolate rCheMyd1 chromosome 6, rCheMyd1.pri.v2, whole genome shotgun sequence:
aaggtgtgtttCAAAACCAACTTAGTTAAACTgctgcaaacccctgtgtggacactcttattttagtttaagataaactgaaataaacttgTAGTCTCTTAGGAACAAAGTTATGTGGAACTGAAATAAGGCTCCTGTTCTGCAActtcttaagcatgtgcttaactttaagtccttgaagtcaacagggcttGACCGTAGTGAAGTGTACCacatacataagtgtttgcagaatcctGGCCCAAGCATGCCCACGTATGGGGTTTGCGCCAATTAAGCTAAACTAGCataagtttgtgtgtagacaaggccttgtcTATCCGATTTATAagaggtgctgagtactcacTGCTCTCGCTGAAGCCAGCAAGAACTGCAAGTGCTCAGTGCCTATGAAAATTAGGTCATTTTTATGCAGATGCCTCTGTTTGGCTTTAGAGCCCTTGCTTCTGGCTCCCCAATTAGAATGTTTTGGCCTTTGTGTTACAACAGCACTGCTCAGGGAGCTTTGTGAAGTTCAGATGTAGATAGGAATATTGCTTATGTCTACAAAGCCCAGAAGTAAATACACTAAGGGCTCTATCCTGTATTCTTTAAGCAGCTATACAGAGAACTCAGGATCCAGCCTGATGGGAAAAATTCTCCTCTCTGACATGGATGATACTACTTGGTGTCAGTTCCACCGATGTACAGCATGTAATCGCAGTGGGGGGATCTGCCTGTGCAGAGGTAGCAGACTGCCAAGGCTTGATACAGCtgtgtgggagtgaggggagagcTCTTCTCTAAGGCTGCCCATCACTTGCCATACTCGGGTGCAACAGGATAACACTTCATGGCTGATGGATGGTGATCAGCTGCTGTTTTGAGGCACCATAATGCCAGAGACAAGGGGATCTCTCATGGATGAGTGGAAGCGGAAATGTCACACTTGCAAACCTCAGGAGAGGTGTGAAGATTGTCTGAAAATAGTGTTTGTATTGTCCAGTTCTGAAGTTAGCTGGAAACTGGCAACAGCTTAAATGTGTGCTTTAGGGAGGGACTCTGTAATAGGCATGTTATCCCGGGGAAGCTGGTTTTAGGACATTGTGGAGTGAATTCAGTACAAACTTGATTATTTTAAGATCTCTGgcatgggaggtgggtgggtttCAGCTAATTGAAGAATTGGCCCAATGATCTCTGTTGCCTGCACTGCACCTTCTAAGCCCTGATCAGAGTGGAAGAAGGTTGCCAGGCCATTGGTACTTGGAAGCATCTGCACTCTGGATTTGCGGTTTGTACAGCACAACGAGGAGTTGCTGGCCAGCAGAACGTTACCCTGTATACGTGGCATAGCCGGGGCTGTACTGTATCTGTTTAGATGGCGCTTAGTCATAGGCCGTGGCAGGATGCTTGTGAGCAGTTGCTGTCTGTCCTGTGGGTCTATACTTAGAAATACTCTAAATAAAGTGGGGTTTTGCCCTGATACATCAGGTCACTCACTATGCCCTTGCTAATGTGCATGTCCCTCTCAATTTTCCAGGCTTgattgtaaagcaccttgagaaAACCTTTAAGATGCCCAGCTCCTTGCAGCTCTCCTCCTCGGtggctctctcccagcactgcacaGGTGGGTGTAGACGTATGAGCTGTTCCAAGTGGCTGCCTATGTTTAAACCTGGCTTTTACACAGCCTCTGAGGAAACATGGAGAGCAGCAAAACAAATATTGAGGAGCAACTGGTCAGCAGGGAAGTGACTGGCCTTGGGGTTTTGTGTGGAGTGCAGCTAGGCTCTTGCTCCCTTCTTAAAGATGTATAGAGGGTTTCCAGACGAATAGCCCTGCTGTTATTTCTTAGTGACTTAATGTCCCCAGAAAGCTTTGTCAGTGGTTCGGGGGTGGAAGGCAGGAATGGGCTTTAAAATGTTAATCATTTAAGCCTAGTGGGATCTAAATCTGTGCACTCTGCATGTTCTGCTCAGATGCTTGCctgtttagatggtaagctctttggggcagacactgcctctgagacacacacacacacttggtagTCTCAGTTTGAGCACAGATTGGTGAATTCATGGTCAGTGCTTCTTAAAGTCCATGGTCTTGGATTGGAAAAGCTAATTGTTAACCTGTTGGAGAGAGGTTTTTAGGAGTGCTTTCTGCTGAACCCTATAGTTGAAGAGTATGTGTAATTATATCTTAGCTTCTTAGCATGGCAAGttctgagcacagggctgggcactAGAAACATATggcttctagtcctggctctgatTAGAACATCTGGTAGGTGGGAGGCTGACATTCAGAGGGTTCTGTTACTCAGGTTCCACACACCCTACTCCCAAACCAGCTGTGCATGAGCATAATTAGAGAGAGCTACATGCAGTTGGGTGGGTTGGGGCTtctctccctcctggagccctaTCTTCCCTTCATTCCCTCTGCTCTCTCTGTGCTCTACCTGTGGGGGAGAGTGAAACTGACCTGTCAGCTTCATTTGTTGCTGCTTCCATGTGGAGTGCAACATTTGGTGGGGAGGGGTAGGAAGTGTGGCACAAAGTTCTGGCTCATTGAGCTTTTCTGTGGCTTGTGAGACAAGTCGTTCCACCTCTTCTCCTTTAAAACTTGCCTTACAGGGACGTGAGGATTGATTAGCGATAGTGCTTTTATAGCTATATGGTACTGCACAGTAAAGCTCCTAAGCACTATCCTCTATGTAAATAAGGGTTGTCAGGAGCCATTGGGTCTGTAATGAAACGCTCCGGAAACAAATGGACTCCTAGCTCAATATTTCATTGTTTCGCCttccaaaaagtgggaaaactgCAAGCCCGCTGACAAATGGGCTGAAAGGTTTCACTGTAGCTTCTGAGTCCCTCTGAATCTCCAGCTAAAATGCTCGTCCCATAATTGGTTCAAGCTCTTCTCTCAATGAATCACAATATTCCTGCAGCAACAGCAGAACATTAAAGGGAGTGTTGAGGAAAGGCTTATTAAGATGCACAGAGCCCTGTCTCTCGACAAGGCAGATCTTTGTAATGAAAGCACTTTCTGTGCATGGGTGGCTTTTTCTATCCCTGCAGGCTCCTGTCCAAACTTGATGATGAATAGGAACGAAGCGCTCAATCGAAGGCCTGACAATGtgtcccctgcaccccagctgcccACCAGGAAACATCGAACGCTCTGCTTTTCGCTCTCGTCGGATGGGGATGGCCACTCTGATGGCCTGGTGTCCCAGGGgtggcggaggagtctgcaggcTCAGGTGAGGAGTGATTTGGGTGTGGTTGTGGCATGTGCTCTCTCTGATACAAGGGTAACTGGCTAGTTAGATGTCTGGGCATAGacatttttgaggtttttaaggcctctAGTGTAATCTGCTCCTGTGGCAGTTCGATATCTTGGCTGCTTGGCTGGGTCTACTGCCacctctggcccctctgctgctccagctgcccgtGAAGGTCTGAGAGAACAGGGTGCCAGCAGTCTAACCAGTCTCTTTGTCTTGCAGATGGAGCAGGCTCACAGTGGAGGAACAGCCAGCAGCACAGGGTCTCTGGAGCGGGCgtcccttttctgtgcctctAGATCCAATTCTTCCTCTAGTTCTACCCTGTCCAGTCCAGTGGGTCCACTCACCAAAGCCAAATCCTCCAGCCGGTTCTCCCTGTTCTCTCCGCCATCTTGGAACAGCAGTGCCGAGCTGGATTCCAACCCTcagtcctgctccagctccaAGAAGTCCCGCAACTACAGCCAGAGGGGGGGTGCGAAGCCTGAGGAACCCAGCGACCCAAAGCCAGGAGGACCGGAATACTTCAACTTCTCGGAGCCGGTCATCGCCAGGGTGATGGACTGCATCTACCTGGGGAACCTCAATGCGGCCTACTGCGGGAGGGTACTGTGCAGGAACAACATCGACAGCATCATCGACATGAGCAGCCTGCCCAGCAACTGCAGCCTGAGTGTCATTCCATGCACATGCAGCCGAGGAGGGCTCCGGCACAGCTGGTCCCGCCTCAAGGTGGACATCCAGGGCCCCCTGAATGGGGAATGTCCTGCCCTGAGGGAGCCTTGCTTCTGGGACATCAATGAGTGCATTGAAGCCTCTCTGGAGAAGAGGAAGCGGGTTCTCATCCACTGCCTGGATGGCTATTCCCTGGCCCCTACCTGTGTCATCCAGTACCTGATGGTGAAACACAACATGAGGCTGATGGCAGCTTATGAGTTTGTGAGGGCCAGGTACCCGCTGAACATCCGTGAGTGCCATCGGGATATGCTGGTGGGCCTGGAGagatccctgcagcctggagaTGTGGACATGGAGCGCTTGAAGCATTCCATGTCCCGGAAGGTAGCATGGACTTAAAAGGACAATGCGGCCAGGGACAAAGTGCTGTAACTGCTTGGTACTAGCCCTGAAGTGGAACCCGAGGcagccacacacaaaaatagcCTTCATCTCCCTTAACGTGGTGACTGTAGCTGTTCCATGTGGAAAGAGGACAATGCTGGTGCATGCTCTAGAAGCTGTGGCTAGTGCTGCAAGGCAGGTGGCTAACCTGGGCAGTCGCTGCAGTGGCCATAGTGCAGCAGAAATGGAGTGTGGGAAGGTCTCTCAATCAGTGTAACACGTCACAGGTCACTCTGGACAGGGATTACTGGGAGGGAACCTCAAGGCACGCCAAGGTGTGTGTCAGCAAGGTCCTGAGTTGACTCTCTGTAAAGCAGGGATAGGTAAGACATAGGTTTGTTCAGTGATTCTGGACACGCGTTTCTAATGACCACTCTCCCTACTGGGTATCATAGCTAGGTTCTTACGGAAAGCATCGGCTAGAGCCAATTCTCTCAACTGTGttaggggttggggggaagggttgTGATTTGGGTAAAGAGGACATGTTAACACCTGAAAACAGGTGGCAATTCTGGCACCAGAGCACCCTTTGGAACTGGAGATAAACAGACCTTGGTTCAGTTATGAAGGATATTAAACTAGTGTCTTCTGGTGCCACGCTGGATTTATTATGTGACACACATGGAGAGCCTGTAGTGTGCAAAGTGCTTTCAAGTAGAAGAtacagcccctgtgccccaagagcttacagtctaataaTAGAAAAGATGAGAGGATGTGGGAGGTGAGAATAAAGGTGAGGGAGGGAGGACAAGGGTTACAGCAATGGCAGTGGATGATTGGTTAATTGTATGCCAGTCGGCCTAGTCTCCCACCATCTCCTAGCAACATCTGCGGGTGGATTCCTGAGAGCCCAGGACAACAGTGCAGTAATCAAATCTCTGGATTATTGGGCAGATCCTCTGTGGTGTGCCCAGGTCTTGTCTAAACTTCAGACAGGAGGAACCCGGGCTGAGCTGTTCCTGGAGCCCCGGTCACATTCTTCATTCTGGGGGTATTGTACCAGTTCACCAGCTCCATGGAAGCTCCATCTCTTCTTGAAGTTTCACGTGTCTGCTCCTGGTCAGGATGGCTTTCATGTCCTCTTGCTGCAGGTGGCTTCTCTTCTAACTCGGAGCAAAGCTCCTCTCTGAAGAATCTGATCAGAGTTTCCTTACATTTTTACTAAGTTTCTGCATGGATCTTCTCTTCCTTCAGTCTCTAGCTAAGTATTGCTCTTCTTCAGTCAGAAACTGGTGCCCTTTCTCACACTTGAACATCATCACTCTCTGACTGGCTCTTTGATTTTCCTGACGCTTGTTGGGTTTCCTCTTTGCCTTGGCTTCCAGTTTGAGCCTCTCTGATTATTTGTACCGAACACAAGGAGCTTGCTGGAGTTCCACCTTGCACTTCTGGGCTGCCTGCTCGAAGGGAAACCTCCCAGAGGCCTGTGACCTCTGATCTCACCCAAGGTTATGAAGGAGGTAGCCTGGTGGCTTTGTTATCATACTAACCCATTGGCTAATCTAAACCTTTCACTTAATAGGGCTGTTTGATCCCCCTGTGATTCAAAAATACTACACTACTTTATTAAAACAACAAAGTGACGGGACCATCAGGTTCTCAGCTCTCCTCAACCTTTCAGGCCAACATTTGAAGGTGTAAAGCAGTAACAAAACTCTCTTAAATAAAAGTCCATACCTGTCTTGCCTATGTGGACTCTGATGCTCCTCTTTCAGCTTGGCCAACATACAAGGCAGTCTTGAACTCTGGGAACGGTGTGGAGCAAGCTTAGGACTCCTGTGTATTGCAGTGGGTGTAGGAACTGTCTGGGTGCTGTGGAAGTGAGTTGGGTAACTcaccagttctgggcatcactcCTAGTGCCAAGCAACAATATGTAGGGCTTGTGGGCAATTTGTTGCTGAACTGTGTATTTTGTGCGCTGCAAGAACGTTGTTTCGTTGAAGAGCTTGCAGTAGAGTCCTTGGAGACAATAATAAAGACTTGTTTAACTTTGGGAAATGTGGCTTGCCTTGCTGGTGATAGTAAGATCAGAAGCAATGCTGTTAACCTGTTTCGCTAAAGGGCTGCCTTAGCCCGATAGGGGAAACCACCTATTTAGAAATGCTACTGttctctctttgtttttcattcctAAGGAAGAATCTCTGAAAAACAGCCTCTTGCAGAGGAAttgaagcagcaggagcagatatTCCTCCCAGGAAGTTGTgggtgcatctacactacagaggctATACCATCATTgctagggtcctaccaaattcacggtccattttggtcaatttcacagtcatagaatttttaaaatagtcaatttaatgatttcagccatttaaatctgaaatttcacagtgttgtaaccctgggggtcccaacccaaaagggttTTTTGCGGGGGTTGCAAAGTTATCGTAGGGAAGTGATAggattgccacctttacttctgcactgctggtggcggtgacgctgccttcagagttgggcagccggaaagcggcagctgctggccagcagtccagctctgcaggcagcgccCCCGCCAGctgcaacgcagaagtaaggacgGCCTGGTATGGTacggtattgtcacccttacttctgcgctgctgcctgcagaggtgggtcctcagccagcagccgccactctctggtcacccagctctgaaggcagcaggcgcagaagtaagggaggcatggtacggtattgccacccttacttctgcgctgctgctggccgggtgctgccttcagagctgggcacgcGGCCAGCaaccgccgctctccagccacccagctctgaaggcagtgcagaagtaagggtggcaaaaccacAACCCCCTTACAAtacccgcccctcccccggtgactctcttttgggttgggacccccaacTTTTGAGAATCGCTGGTCTCTCTTGTGAATTCTGTacggtatagggtaaaagtacacaaaagaccagatttcacggtccatgacacgttttcacggccatgaatttggtagggccttagtCATTGCTATGTTGGCTCGGCTATGTCAGTACAGCCCCCTCGTACAGACGCAGCCCACAGCgtcagaaggagtttttctgtcaaTATAGGAACACCAACTCCCCAAATGAAGTTAGCTATACTGACAGAAAGGCTTCTGTcgacatagctgtgtctacagcGGAGGTTCTGTCAGCGTGGCGACATCGCTCAGAGagatgtttttttcacacccctgcctgATGTCGCTAGGcagatgtaacttttcagtgtcgaccagaggtgggcaaactatggcccgtgggccagcccccggcccctcccctgcagcctcagctcgccgtgctgccagcgctctgggcagcgaggctgcgagctcctgccaggccgCCTGGCTGCagggtgtagtgtattaaattgatCCCCGTAGGAATGGGCCACATACGGTgtactacttacggctgccagtcctggtgctctgagcggcatgttaagggggcagagagtggggggcagggggtcctggggggcagtcagggacagggagcggttggataggcgtgggagtcccgggggggcctgtctagggcgggggtgtggataggggtcggggcagtcaggggacagggattgggggggttggatgggggtggggtcccgggggggcagttaggggcagggggtctcgggagggggcagtcaggggacaaggaacaggggaagttggaggggttgggggttctgagggggacagtcgggggtgggaagtgggagggggtggatgggggcaggggccaggctgtttggggaggcacagccttccctacccgggtGTAGTGTATTTTAATACACTATACCCGGCCCTctatacagtttcggaaccccgctgtggccctcaggctaaaaagtttgcccacccttggtgTAGACCaagtctcagtctctctctctctctctttgctggcAATATTACACTCCTTGGTAGTAGCCACTTCGGTCATGTAGACCTTATCTACAGTACAATTTTTCGTCACTTTTCCCAGTCGCGTTGCCACCAGTTCATCTCCACGGCTGGTAGCCACTAACGTAGGCAGGATGCTGGTAGCTACAAGCGTCATAAACTCCACCTTCGCTAGGCCCATTCTGAGCATGGAGTAAAATGCTGGTGGTCTGTCTAAACTAGTGCTCCCACCATCGCTACCATTGCTGGAGCTGCGGCAATCAGGAAACTTGATGGAAAGAAGTCAGTATAGACTGAGCCAAAGGGGAAGACTAGTGTATGGCTCTGATCCCATGAGGAAGGGTGATCTACGGGATATAGTACTAGCCTTAGACTTGaaagacctgggtttgattccccgCCCTGCTTGTCAAGACTTCAGATTACTTAgtttcactgtgcctcagttccttatctgtaaGAGGGGGATAATAGTACGTCCCTGCTCACAGGAGTGTTGAAGATAAATATGCTGGTAACAGGGACCAGATAACTACTTCGGGTCCTTCTCCTGTGGAAGataatgtcaaaactcccacaGACATCACTGGAAGTAGGATTGGGCTGGGTGGAATAAGCAGCCGGAACAGATAATAGCATCAGCAATAGCTACTGTCATTTCCTGACAAATGGCCTTAGTAACAACATCAGGGCAGAGAAATAAGTCTATAAGGAAACTGGCTTGCAGAGGGGCCACAGTTTCCTAGGACAAGTCCAGCAGCTTCTCCGTTATCAAACCGCATGTAAAAATAagcatgaaagtcaatgggatgtgTGCTCCTAATTTAGGCTGGTGCTTGTCAACATCCCACCTTCAACAACGTGTGGACTCTTGCAAGGCTGGCTGTTTCCTAACGCAGGGCCTACCTGAGCAGTGCGAGCTGCAGCAGCTATTTGAGGAGTGCCCCAATTATTGTTAGGCCTCAGAAAGGTGCGTTACCCCCCAGTGTCCAATTTGGCTATGAAACCAAACCTTACAATCTGCTCTCCGGGCTCCTGTGAAGGACCAGTCCCAGGGGAAGgaaatgagggggtggggggcggggctgggaggagaaaaaggaagtGAATCTCTGCTATGCTGCTGTTCTACCAGCAGATGGCAAAAAGGAGGCACCTTCCCAACCGCAATACATGCACTGTAAAAGCCAAGTTTGTCTTCACATCTTTTTTAATGTGTTCACTGGAGGGGAGTGCCATTTGCATGAAGTTTTAGTGTGAttgctttaaaaagggaaacttgACTTGCAGTACTATTCAGCAATTGAGTTGTGCTTCTGTGTAGCAGAGAAGCTCTGAGAGCAGGGGCTATCTTTGTGACTTGTCTGCACAGAGTCTAGTTTACATGGGGCCCTTGATCTTCCTAGGTACTACCCTAATAGAAATAATAGCGCAAAGGAAAagattcccctcccccgcaaagaAAGAACTTCCTGGCCAAGGTTATGAAAACAGGGATGTAATTTTACACACGTGCTTGCTCATGGAATGAGAGAGGCAGTACCAATAACACATCATaatgtacttgtggcaccttagggactaaccaatttatttgagcataagctttcgtgagctacagctcgcttcatcggatgcatactgtggaaagtatagaagatctttttatacacacaaagcatgaaaaaatgggtgtttaccactacaaaagattttctctcccccccaccccactctcctgctggtaatagcttggtaatagtatgcatccgatgaagtgagctgtagctcacgaaagcttatgctcaaataaattggttagtctctaaggtgccacaagtactccttttctttttgcgaatacagactaacacggctgttactctgaaacctgacgtCATAGTGTGcatctccttcccccccatcaGCAAGAGGCTTCTGATGAGCTAAAAATCTTTCTATGTATTTCCAAGAGCCACAAGGTGGATTACAGCcatggggtcagatcctcaggtggtgtaaattggcataggtcCATTGACCAGCGGCGCTGCACTGGTTTACAACTGCTGATGGTCTAGTCCCTGATGTTACAGGGTGGTTCCTTCTCACCTCTATCCCACAAAAGGGTTGCTGCGGGGGGAGCCACTGGTTGCCATTGAAAATTTCACTTCTTGCAAGGGGAAAAACTCATTTGCTGCTAAGGTGAGAAATTGGCCCTTCACACTCTGGGCTTTCTGTTCTTCTGCTATTGTGCAGGCAACAGCGTCTGTGGCTGCTCTGATGCTAGAAGGTAGCAGaacaggaagtctgcagcagtGAGCCTGCCGCTTGCTGCTAaagacttttatttattttaaagataatgCCGGAGCTGAATTTGTGTTGGCCTTGAAACACCAGTAGAGTTGGAGTGTGAGGGGGGAGCAGTGTCAGGTAGAGCAGGTACGGGAATGGGAATCTAGGACCCTGATTTCTAATTCTTACTTTGTGACCGtgggcatgtcacttcacctctgtgcatctccgtttcctcatctgtaacatGAAGACTGACACCAGTCTTCCTTTTCAATGTGCCTTGTGATCGATGGGTGAGGAGTGCTAAGGAGCAGAATGAAATCCTGACATTGTAGTTGGGAAGAATATTGCTATTTACTTCACCGGGGCTAGTATTCTAATGCCTCTCCTCCCACCACTCTGTTTCCCACAGTGCAGTGGAGTTTTGCCATGCTCACACCCTCCCTTGGGCTGCTGGAGGAAGAAACTGTATCCGTTTTGCTGCCTACAGCAGACTACCTGAAAAAAAGACAGTAACAGGCCTGTCCATATTGTGTTGCCAAAAGCATGATCGTTTCTTCCGTGGTGGAAATTTGG
This window encodes:
- the LOC114020221 gene encoding uncharacterized protein LOC114020221, producing the protein MESMEKWHKDFIAFKLLDKKCNSKRNGVTGLIVKHLEKTFKMPSSLQLSSSVALSQHCTGSCPNLMMNRNEALNRRPDNVSPAPQLPTRKHRTLCFSLSSDGDGHSDGLVSQGWRRSLQAQMEQAHSGGTASSTGSLERASLFCASRSNSSSSSTLSSPVGPLTKAKSSSRFSLFSPPSWNSSAELDSNPQSCSSSKKSRNYSQRGGAKPEEPSDPKPGGPEYFNFSEPVIARVMDCIYLGNLNAAYCGRVLCRNNIDSIIDMSSLPSNCSLSVIPCTCSRGGLRHSWSRLKVDIQGPLNGECPALREPCFWDINECIEASLEKRKRVLIHCLDGYSLAPTCVIQYLMVKHNMRLMAAYEFVRARYPLNIRECHRDMLVGLERSLQPGDVDMERLKHSMSRKVAWT